The bacterium region ATGATTTATTTAATGTGTTTCATTCTATTCTCTATCGGCATTTACTGTATCCTGGTAAAGAGGAACCTTATCAAGATTATCATTGGCATAGGGATTGCTGAGTATGCAGTTAATCTATTCTTCATACTGGTTGGCTATCGTGCCCAAGGGCGTGCGCCAATACTTGCTAAACAGCAAGTAATTCAGAATATGGTAGACCCTTTACCTCAGGCACTAATCTTGACCAATATTGTCATTGGTTTAGCCGTTACTGTTTTAATTGTTGCCATTGCTATAAGGATATATGAAAAATATGGAACTTTCGATATTACCAAAATCAGGAGATTACGAGGATAAACGATGAATCTGGCGTCATTACCTGTTACCC contains the following coding sequences:
- a CDS encoding sodium:proton antiporter, yielding MIYLMCFILFSIGIYCILVKRNLIKIIIGIGIAEYAVNLFFILVGYRAQGRAPILAKQQVIQNMVDPLPQALILTNIVIGLAVTVLIVAIAIRIYEKYGTFDITKIRRLRG